One part of the Candidatus Saccharimonadales bacterium genome encodes these proteins:
- a CDS encoding RecX family transcriptional regulator, with translation MVQAHSAGRDEPVTKKITGLKVQVKNLERVSVFVDGKYSFSLNQNQLLDLKLRVGLEVTDQEIENFKRASDFGKNYERALIYVMIRPRSTKEVRDYFKRKKVDHNDAELIIDKLKAKRYLSDENFARSWIENRNLGKKTSARKLKMELKQKGLSESLINEALSTSNFSEDDALKNLIAKKRKNVKFAADPQKLMQYLARQGFGFDEIKQAMFQD, from the coding sequence TTGGTTCAGGCTCATTCTGCTGGCCGGGACGAGCCTGTTACTAAAAAAATAACGGGTCTAAAAGTACAGGTCAAAAATCTTGAGCGGGTCTCGGTATTTGTTGATGGCAAGTATAGTTTTTCGCTTAACCAGAACCAGCTTTTGGATTTAAAATTACGAGTCGGGCTGGAGGTTACCGACCAGGAAATTGAGAATTTTAAACGAGCCAGTGACTTCGGTAAAAATTATGAGCGTGCGTTGATTTATGTAATGATTCGACCACGATCTACTAAAGAAGTTCGCGATTACTTTAAGCGCAAAAAGGTTGATCATAACGACGCAGAATTAATAATCGATAAGCTTAAGGCTAAGCGATACTTGAGTGATGAAAACTTTGCCCGATCATGGATTGAAAACCGAAACTTAGGTAAAAAAACCAGCGCTCGCAAGCTAAAAATGGAGCTAAAGCAAAAAGGCTTGAGCGAATCCTTAATTAACGAGGCGTTAAGCACTAGTAACTTTAGTGAAGACGATGCCCTGAAAAACTTAATTGCAAAAAAACGAAAAAATGTAAAGTTTGCGGCTGATCCGCAAAAGTTAATGCAATATTTAGCCCGCCAAGGGTTCGGGTTTGATGAAATAAAACAAGCTATGTTTCAGGACTAG
- the recA gene encoding recombinase RecA, translating into MADSTKKTDSNKKTDEGKIKALGLAMEQIEKQFGTGAIMRLGEHQLADVEFIQSGALSLDLALGGGYPKGRIIEIFGPESSGKTTLTLHAIAEVQKAGGTAAFIDAEHALDPSYARKLGVDTDNLLISQPDNGEQALEIVDTLVHSNAVDLIVVDSVAALTPQAEIEGDMGDSHMGLQARLMSQALRKLTGIINKSKATVIFLNQIRMKIGVMFGNPETTTGGNALKFYASVRLDIRRTGQIKTGEDVIGNRTKVKVVKNKVAPPFRNAEFDIMYGGGISTTGDVLDLAVQHGVVDKAGAWFAYKDGKIGQGREAAKAYLKENPKVLAEIDKTVRAKVATEEV; encoded by the coding sequence ATGGCAGATTCGACTAAGAAAACTGACTCCAATAAAAAAACTGATGAAGGTAAAATTAAGGCGCTTGGCCTTGCAATGGAGCAGATTGAAAAACAATTTGGCACTGGTGCAATTATGCGTTTGGGAGAACATCAGTTAGCTGATGTTGAATTTATTCAATCTGGCGCGCTCAGTTTGGATTTGGCCTTAGGTGGCGGTTATCCAAAGGGTCGTATTATTGAGATCTTTGGTCCAGAGAGCTCGGGTAAAACTACTTTAACGCTACATGCGATCGCCGAGGTTCAAAAGGCTGGTGGAACAGCAGCTTTTATCGATGCCGAGCATGCGCTTGACCCAAGTTACGCACGAAAATTAGGAGTAGACACCGATAACCTATTAATCAGCCAGCCGGATAACGGTGAGCAGGCGCTGGAGATCGTTGATACTCTGGTTCACAGTAACGCGGTAGACCTAATTGTGGTGGATTCCGTTGCAGCGCTAACCCCACAAGCCGAAATTGAAGGCGACATGGGCGATAGTCATATGGGCTTGCAGGCACGATTAATGAGTCAGGCGTTACGCAAATTAACTGGAATTATAAACAAAAGCAAAGCCACGGTTATATTTTTGAACCAGATCCGCATGAAGATTGGGGTAATGTTTGGTAACCCAGAAACTACAACCGGCGGTAACGCTCTTAAGTTCTATGCATCGGTTCGCTTAGACATTCGAAGAACCGGTCAAATCAAAACTGGTGAGGATGTAATTGGTAACCGCACAAAGGTTAAAGTTGTCAAAAACAAGGTTGCTCCACCTTTCCGTAATGCTGAGTTCGACATTATGTACGGTGGCGGAATTAGTACAACAGGCGACGTTCTTGATTTAGCTGTTCAACATGGCGTAGTAGATAAAGCTGGCGCCTGGTTTGCCTATAAAGATGGCAAAATTGGCCAAGGCCGCGAGGCTGCAAAAGCTTACTTAAAAGAAAATCCTAAGGTTTTGGCCGAGATAGATAAAACCGTTCGCGCAAAAGTAGCAACCGAGGAAGTTTAG
- a CDS encoding prepilin-type N-terminal cleavage/methylation domain-containing protein — MKNQNGFTALEIIIAIVVIVAAGAFFYFQKRDLVTANLDTQRKTTANTLYHNLEAIYYPTYGFYPEVITLEQFKGLTPSLLTDPAGIPITEATSTLRYEPYGCNVEGKCRGYTLVALLDNEANFVKISRN; from the coding sequence ATGAAAAATCAAAATGGTTTTACCGCACTAGAAATTATAATCGCAATCGTTGTTATTGTTGCAGCAGGCGCTTTTTTCTACTTTCAAAAGCGAGATCTAGTAACCGCCAATCTCGATACTCAGCGCAAAACTACTGCCAATACCCTGTATCACAACCTAGAAGCTATTTACTACCCAACCTACGGCTTCTACCCAGAAGTAATAACCCTAGAACAGTTCAAAGGACTAACTCCGAGTCTTTTAACCGATCCCGCTGGCATTCCGATAACCGAAGCAACCAGTACATTACGCTATGAACCGTATGGCTGCAATGTCGAGGGAAAATGTAGGGGATATACGTTAGTCGCCCTACTAGACAACGAAGCCAACTTTGTAAAGATCAGCCGCAATTAA